The segment TTCGGCAAGAATTCATATCCGGGCACATGATTTCGAGGGAGCCACTCTGCACGGAACCCGAATCTCTCCAGATTGTCAATCCTTTTCATCACTTCTGGCGAGCGCAGAGTACGATTGGAACACTCCAGAAGGCGGTATTGATAGCTACAACACCGCAATTGCAAAAGGTCTCAAGGACCCAGAAGTATATCGCGGAAGAGGCGAGGTGAAATTGTGGAAAGGCAAGACTGTTGAGGCCATAGAGGATTTCACGGTCGCTCTGAATCTCAAACCAGACCTTGTACCTGCATTGCATTGCCGTGGGTCCGCGCTCCTACTTCAACAGAAATACCCTGACGCTGCTGCTGACTTTTGTAGGATAGTGAAACTGACTCCCAATCATCACGGGTCTCGAGTGCTGGCCATCCACAGCCTTCTGTTTGCAGAAGCTTATGAAGAGGCAGTCAATCTTTGTGACGAAGGAATCGATCAAGCTCCTTATTCATTTGTCTACTTCACATTGAAATCGTGTGCGCATATTCTGTTAGCCAAGTACCACATTGGCGGGTCATGCCTTAAGAAAGCGCAGTCGATACTACAGTCGCATAAAACTCTGTACGACGAATATTCCGAAGAAGACAGGGCGTGCCACAAATATGAGTTGGTTCAATTGCTCATTGATGTAGCCATATCTGTGAGCCTGAGTTTGACCGATGTAGCACTCGAGAAGTGCTCACAGTTTTTGGATGCGGACTTGAACAAATCCAGACCCGAAGGGTGTTTGAAACAGATCCTTGAATTTGTAGAACGATCAAATCCCGCGAAACTGAGTCTCATACAAACGGACCTTGAAGTTAATCCACTGGATGATAGGCTTAGAATACCGCTGTCATATTTCTACTACTTGAGATCCGAATACGACGCGGCGCTCAAACTAATAGGTACAACCAACTTGAACAAAGTCCACGTCGAGCCACTCATCATGCAATGCATGATCCTAATTAAGAAGGGGCTGAGTCATGAAACACCTCCGATCCTAGATAAAGCAATTCGCTCGCTTCTACAGGAAGACTTGAAGTGGTCTTTGGGCAACAAGTATGCGATCAAAGCCGGTTACAAGGGAGAATAGATAGACGATGGTTCAAGGTGCACACTAAACTACCTAATAGATGTGAAGATTTGATGGTTTGAGTATTGAGCATTACAAACGGCCTGAATATCTTTGCGCACGGATTTCCACGGCACTGCGGTTTGCCCAAAACCTTTAGAGGCTTACTATGAAATGCCACGACTGCGGGATGGTCGTCGATAATCCAAGAGGTCTTTTCGACGTGAAAGAACGTCAGCAATTGTCAGATTGGTGGATTTTTGGCAAGAGGCGATGGATCGATATCAAGGTTTGCGTAGGATGCTGGAAAAAAAAGGAACAAAGGTAATAAGGGGAAAAGCGAATTTAGTCAGGAAGAACTTGACGATATGGGGCGTCGCGTGCTGATGAATAATATACTCAATGACTAGATTGAACCTGAACCTCCGACTCCATATTCACACAACATCCCAGCCAATTCTGCTCGCTTCAGAATGACCGCGTCGCCAGAACGATCTTTCAGCCTGCTGCACCACAATAAATGAAAAACCAATACTTCGGCGACATCAACGACTACAAAAAGTACGGCCTACTGAGGATCTTATCCGATGAAGGCAGGATGAGAACAGGTGTGTGCTGGATGCTGACCCAAGACGATGGCGGAACGCATGGGTCGAAGACGAAATATCTTAAGGACCCCAGGAAATGGCGCCACTATGATCCAGACCTGTTTGATTTTCTGGTCCAACAAATGGATCCAGTCCGTGCTCGTGGTGTTGGGGACATATCCCGAAGCCAAATCGTGTCGAACGCAATCTACTTCAATGAGATTCTGACAGACGATCGCATGGAGCGTAAGAAATACTTCGAAAACGTTCTGGGAGGTTTCTCCCAAAACCTGGACCTGATATTTTTTGATCCGGATATTGGTTTCGAGGTTAACAGTAAGCCAGTCGGGCGGAAGGGGTCTTCGAAGTATGTCTATTGGGACGAGCTGAAAGCAGCATACGATGCCGGCCATTCGCTCCTTGTGTATCAGCACTTTCCTCAGTTCGCATTGAGGGAGCCTTTCATAGCAAGGCTCACCTCGGAGTTACAAAAGAACATAGGGGCAAAAGGCGTAATCGCATTCAAAACATCGAATGTCTTGTTCTTCTTGGCGGTCCAGGAACGGCATAAGGTCAGAATGGAAGGATGCGCGAAGCGGGTAGTAAGCGCATGGGGAAAGGAAATCCTGTACCAGATTTACTAGCTGGATGTGCGAATTCTATCTCCGTGGCGGGCCAGTCTGTCACAACCTCGGGCAGCAGATTCTGCCGGGCCTGCAAACGCGCGGAGTGATTGGGGTGAATTGAGAAACAAATGCTATTAGTAATAGAAGTTCCAACTCTTCGTGAAACTCCGAGTTGGAAAAGGATCCGAATTCAATAAGAATATCCCCTTGGCATGAAAAGATTACTCAATAAACACGATGCCCGGTCGATTGACATGATTTGCAAGCTTCGCAACAATATCCCCCAAAAGCTCCGATTTGATTCTGATTTTGACTGACCGCTCTCTAGCTTTTTCAAGATCTATCGATTTGAAGAGTCTGAAGTCCAAAATGATACTGATCGAGACGCCGTCAACTAGAAATGAAGGCTTAACTCTGTAGAAAGCCTCGCTCGTTTTCGCGTCGAGGTTATCGCTGCTATGATACATTAACCCAGATATGACTCTCGATTTCAACCATTTGTTCTGCGCGTAGTCGCAAACCGGCGAGACCTCCAATTCGATGAAAGTATAGTCATCGAGATTCTTGTTGTTTGGGTTTGCAAAATAGTTTGAAAGAAGTTCTTTCTTATGGTCTCCATTCTTCGGGGGGATCTCATATACATTCCCTGGGAGAAGCTCCTGCGAAGGAGCAGTGTCGAGATGAAGACGGGTATTTATCAGCTGAGCGGATTGTTCATACAGATCTACCATCTGGATGCAGAATCCCTTGTCGGGTTCAGTGAGATTGTTTATTACTTTTTGTAAGTTCTTTCCATTGCCTATAGTCTTCCCGTTCTTCTTCAAGGTATACAAGTCATCGGCATTCAGCTCGAGTGCATATAGATCTTTATCCTTAATCAGAGAAAATAAAAGATCCGTCGTTCGTAGATAATCAATGGCCGAGTAGGCTCGGTTTGTTTCGACTTCCAAAACGTCTTCGAAAGATGCATTGAAAGTGCCGAGTGAGTTCTTAAGCAGCGCGACTGCATCAGCCACGTTGGAACCAAGCCTTGCCTTGGCCATTCGCTGCAAGATGGCACTCATGTTTTCATTCCAGACGTTGGCTGGACTAGTAGGGATTGCGAAACCATTCACAATGCGGGCCGAAGATCTGTGAACCAGATTTTCCCAAATAATGAAGATTTGAAATACTCCGAGTGATTTCAGTTTTTCATCCAAAGCTTCTTCAATCTTTTCAATCGCGTTTCCTTTTTCAACGTATTCAAGTCCCCCCTTCTCATCACTCTTCGAATCGAAATAGATAGCTTTCTCTAAGCTGATGATTCCGAGAGGAAGGCATAGCTTAAGTGTCTCCGACAGCGTTAGGCGTTCCGACAAGAGTTGGATCAGGTGGTCATCCTTAGCCCAGACCAAAATGAAATATGGACCATTGTCCCGTGGTATGAGCCTCTCCATCACAGTGATGACTTTTGAAACTTTCGTGATGTCATTCTGCCCTGCTGTCTCAAGTTCGATGTCAAGAAAAATCAATCTAGTGCACGAAAGTGGTTTGGCGGGTAATTCTCCAATTCTTCCATTGTAATATGTGAACGGGATGTGATTTCTTGAAAGCACTTTCAGTAGTGGAAGGCTCTCGGTTATGTTATCATCGATTACGATCACCCGACCATTCATCGGAATATTCATCGTCGAAGATTCGTGAACTGTTGTCGCCGCTTTCTGAGTCAATTTAGCCTGAACGGCATCTTTTGTCTCTTTGCCGGGCGTAACCATAAGCTCTCGATCGATAAGTTTTCGGAGTCCTAGTGCAACATCCACAACTAGGCTAAGCACTATCCTTAAAAGCGAGACAAACCATCGCGCCGTCTTTGAATTCCTGAGGTACATCAAAATCTCCTTGGTCAGGGAAGATCAGAAGGCCTCCGTGGGCTTCCATTATCTCCCTGGACAAATGCAGACCGAGTCCCATTCCATAGGGCTTCGTCGAAACAAATGGTTTTGCCAATTCTTCGGTTGGCATGGAGAATCCGGGGCCGTTATCTGCAACTATGATTGTGGTGTAGCCGTGTAATTCTTTCGAGATCGAAAAATAAATCTCTTTGTCCTCTGTTTCACTGTATTCAAGCCACCATATCGAATTATCAATGAGGTTCATAAGGGCCGCCAACACAAGGTTCTCAGCACACTCGATCCTGTCGATTCCTGGGAAGTACTCAAAAGCCCTGCGCGCACGAATCTTGTGAACCTTAAGCCTGAACTCAACGTTGAAAAGTGCTTGGCTTAGCAAGTACTTAGGATCGACTTTCTTTTTTCCGGTGTTCCTTATGAGCAGTCCGTATCCTTCTAGCAGCTGTGATAGGTGCTTGACCAAGGCGACGATTCGTTTTGAAGGCTTGTCGTTCTGTGTGACTATGATTAGTTCCTTTATCACTTTGTCGACTTCATGTATTACTATGCTTAGGTTCAATCCCGCACCGGCGCTTCTAAGAAGTATCTCAGTCATGCTTCTATAGTCATTCTGTATCTTGTGAATATACTTCTTGACCTCCCGTTTGAGATCCTCGTCTTTGATCTTTCTCTCAATAACCTTCTCAAGTTCATCCAGGCTCGCGACAACAGGTTCTGGGATCGATTCCGTCCCATAGAACTTTCTAACCTTGTCTTTGTCGACGTTCCTCATCGTCTCAACGATGTTCAGAGAGTAGAGGATTGCCTTTACAAAAGTCTCGTAGGCCTCATTCTCAACAAATCCTTCCCGGTTGGTTTTCTCAATCAGGTCTTCACTGGCTTCTCGTGATAGATTAATTGCTCCAAGGATTATGTTATTACTGATTCTCTTAACCGGGACGTTCACGCGGCGGATATCCAGACTTAGCCAATCATTTCCTGGATCGCCGTATTCGTTTATCCTGATGCCGTCTCTATAGACTCTTATACCCCCGTTTGCATTTAGATAATCCCGTAGGCCTCGTTTGTCTTGGACGCCGAGAGACAAGACTCGTGGAGTTCTGTCGAAAATTACGCCTTCGAAAGTCACTGGACCCATCTTGGAGGCGGACAAGTCGATCGCCTCGTCCTCATCATCAACCATCTTCAACAGATTCTTGATTTCATTGTCTTTCTCGTCCAGCGACCTTCCGTTCAACTTCTTCATTGCTGGGAAGGGAGTGAATTCATATTTGAAAGATGTGATCACTTTCCCTTCCATCCTACAGTTGAATCTGTACAATGCATATTGAGATACCTCATCCCAGGACATCAGTCCCTTTATCCACTCCTTTTCGTCAACATCAAACACCACAAAAAAGGACTCGGGAGTATCAAATGGGGAGGACAGGGCGTTAGTGGAACGATACACGTCCCTGACCATTCCACGTGTCCATGGCGCATGGAGACTTGATATGGTAATTCGGGTGCCGGTCTTGTCGCCGATAAACACTTCGGGCTTCCGGGTGTAAACGGAAACAGGAACATCGTCCAAGTACTTTTCCTTCGCAAATGTTCGCCAATCAATTTGTAGGTACACTTCATCACAGTCTTTCTGGCGAGTGACAAGTTCTATTACGTTCCCAAGCTTATGCGCTCCAAATCTGCCAATCCCTTTTTCACCAAGTGGCAATCTTCCAAACCTGTGCGAACGGATTCTCTTTGCAAACAGCTGCGTCTTGTAGTCGCTCCCCGGTTCCATCCATACATTCTTGACGATCTCTGGATCCATTCCAATGCCATCGTCCTCAACGACTATGGATCCCGCAGCGTCATCTGATACCTTTGACATGGTGATTTGTACGAAGTTAGCATCTGCGTCATACGAATTCTTGGCAAGCTCCAAAAGGGCGATGCTTGGATTCTTGATTAACTGATCCCCAAGTTGAAGCAGCAGTCTGGCTCTCGGTTTGAATACAAGTTCCTGTTTCACAACAACTAGCTCCTTTTCGAACTTCCGAAGTTGAATGCGGTTAGGGGTAAAACACCAACATCGATATATTTGAGTATCTCAATACAACTTCCACTTTGGACGATCTCGAAAGGATTGGTCAAGTTCTCGCGTTAGCGCGAAAAATGGTATTGCGACTAGGGTCAGAGGAAGAAGATCCGCTTCTCCTCGCGCATCAATTGGTTGCACCGGATTTGTAGAATCCTGTTGTGAATTCTGGGTTGTAGATCACGGGCGGAGTGTCAACATCTGTGAAGCAAATTGCGTCAAGATCCAAGAAGTGAAGGCGGAAGCCTTGCCGCTCGCTCCCCTTTTGCACGTGAATGAGGACGCCGTTCCGCATCGGTAGATTATCCAGATCTCCATTCTCTTCGGCGAACCTGAGTGCTTGCACCCCAACATATTTTTCATTGACAGTCACTTCATAGCCCTGTTCCTCGATGGCTGCGGCCACGACTAGTAAAGTGTACTGGTCTGGTTCATCCCTTACTGCCTTGAAGATTTTCTCGATGTCCATGATGCGCTCCTGGCAACTCCTATGTGGAAATAGGACCTTGCGGATATCCCTTATGGTTTCTTATTTTCCAGGCAATCTCTGGCCTTGGCAATGAGATCTACCCATTCTCCATCCGACAATATTTCAACTCCATAGACTTCTGTGTCGAATGGGGCATTACTCAAGAGCCAACTGATGAATTCTGTCTTGCTGTGCTTTATAGTCGGACCCTTGCCACGCGAGGCATTTCGCCGAAATGGGTTAGAGAGGATTGTCGTTTGGTCGGCGCCCAATTCCGATTCTTTCCAATTGAAAAGAAGGTTGTTGACGTCGTCCTTGCCAAGCGTTACGACGAGCTGTTTGAACAACGCGCTCGCATTTACGATTTTGACATTCTGTGACATAACACTACCTCCGGTGAATGTACACATTGAATATCACAAATGGAAACTGCTCAAGAGTTCCTAGCTTTCCCACAAACAGGGCTATAACTAGTGCGTTCAGTATATGGCCGTCGTCGCAGATCGAAGAGTAGTGCGATCGGCTGTCGTTCAAGAAAATGCCCGGCCAATATCGACCGGGCTTCATGCTGATGAGACCAATTCTCGGTCTGATTAGCTAGCCTTCCGAAATGATGTGGTTTGGATTATGCCCCCAAATGACAACACCCATGCAGAAAACAGGACCATACCAAACCCGAGTTGAGTCTTCCCAGTTGTAACGCCTAGAATGAAACAAAAGAGATACCATGCAAGGCTGATGATGAGTGTAATTCTCAGGTATTTCAATGGCTTGATGGCCTCACTTTTGGCTATCGCCTTCTTTGTTTGTGTGATGCCAACTATCGGATAAATAACTGCATAAAGAAATGCCAAAACTAGAGTCAAGCCTTTAGCATCATTATTTCCTTGCTCACGGAATAGGTTGCCCAAATAGAAGCACAAACTTATCCATACAAAGCCACCAATGAACATGAATCTTAATGATCTCGTGGTGGTCTGGATTACCTCAATCAGAGCGGATCCTTGACTAGGCGCATCAGACTTCGTGCCCGCATCACCGTATCCCCCGTGTTGACCGCGCTCAACTGATTGCTTCGATCTCAAATCAACATGACAATACCGACAGAGTATGGCCTCATCTTGGATTTCTTCGGCGCAGTAGGGGCATTTCTTCATTTCTCAACTACCTTTCTTGTTGCTTCGTGATTTATCAGTCGGTTGATTTTACT is part of the Ignavibacteriales bacterium genome and harbors:
- a CDS encoding ATP-binding protein, encoding MKQELVFKPRARLLLQLGDQLIKNPSIALLELAKNSYDADANFVQITMSKVSDDAAGSIVVEDDGIGMDPEIVKNVWMEPGSDYKTQLFAKRIRSHRFGRLPLGEKGIGRFGAHKLGNVIELVTRQKDCDEVYLQIDWRTFAKEKYLDDVPVSVYTRKPEVFIGDKTGTRITISSLHAPWTRGMVRDVYRSTNALSSPFDTPESFFVVFDVDEKEWIKGLMSWDEVSQYALYRFNCRMEGKVITSFKYEFTPFPAMKKLNGRSLDEKDNEIKNLLKMVDDEDEAIDLSASKMGPVTFEGVIFDRTPRVLSLGVQDKRGLRDYLNANGGIRVYRDGIRINEYGDPGNDWLSLDIRRVNVPVKRISNNIILGAINLSREASEDLIEKTNREGFVENEAYETFVKAILYSLNIVETMRNVDKDKVRKFYGTESIPEPVVASLDELEKVIERKIKDEDLKREVKKYIHKIQNDYRSMTEILLRSAGAGLNLSIVIHEVDKVIKELIIVTQNDKPSKRIVALVKHLSQLLEGYGLLIRNTGKKKVDPKYLLSQALFNVEFRLKVHKIRARRAFEYFPGIDRIECAENLVLAALMNLIDNSIWWLEYSETEDKEIYFSISKELHGYTTIIVADNGPGFSMPTEELAKPFVSTKPYGMGLGLHLSREIMEAHGGLLIFPDQGDFDVPQEFKDGAMVCLAFKDSA